The window agccctggattcaggaggatccgggtttaaatctggcctcagacacttaacacttactagctatgtggccctgggcaagtcacttaaccctcattgccttgaaaaaaaaaaaaaaggtaatctaGTTAGGAGGACAAGATTCatacttatacatgtacataaacaCACGTGTGTGTATTTGTAAATATTGCAATTTAAAAGTTATCTATCAATGCTAGGTTATACATGGTAAGACTCAAATatgcagtttcctcacctataaaatgaggatactgaagtACTTGAGCTCCAAAGTCTCTTTGAGATATAACAGTATGTATAACCTCTAttggattgcttaccatctcagaaaggaggggaggagaggaaggggtagaattgagaactcaaaactttaaaaaaatgttttaacatgtaattgaggaaaataaaatactataaataaattaataaataaattaaaagttatATGAGTGACTACCTTTAACAATTTAAGATTTTAGAGTCTTCTACCTGTTATATTctattctgttctttctttttaatggttAATCTTTTattggagggaagaaaacattATACCATGTCTCAGGTAAACCAATTCAGGGGCTCAGGGGCTCAAATGATGGGGTACCAGCTTGTAATGGGTTCCACAGTTAGGGCAATGCTGTGTCTCGCCTTTGTGAAGCCAGAACCAGATGACTGCACTGTTGTCTTCTTCACAGATATAGCCCACTATTCGCTTGTCAGTGATGGAAGGGACCAGGTTTGGCTCCTCCTTAGTCCCTGGAGATGCCTTTGGGGCTAATATATTGTAGGGATACAAATCATTCCTTGCAGCCATCATAATCTCTCTCTCCAAATCATTAGCCTGCACTTCATCAGAAGGGATGCCTCCTCCGCTCGCCATGGAGCGAGCAGCAGCCCGAGCCAGGCCACAGGCCCTCAAGGCCTGGACCGCCAGCATCCTGGTGCCCCACAGAAACCTTGAAGCCATCATAACTGAGACAGCTACGAGCTGGTGTTGCAGCAGAGCTTCCTGTTCTGttcttctaaggtccctctcagctgaCATTCTGTACTTCTGCaattttaaggttccttctgcctctgacattctgtgattctggattTCATGAAGAAGGTGGGCCTTGATTTTGACCTTAAAGGAAGAGTAGAACTTAGACAAGTGAATGGAAGGAAACATGGTGTATGGTGGGAAAAACACTGAACCAAGTAATTCTGGATTCTAGTCTCAACTCTACTATGAACTAGCTATATGACATCATACAAGTCACTTCTCCCCTTctagacctcattttcctcatctttacaatAAGGGACTAAATTCTGAGGTCCCCTTCAGCTCTGACCTTCTATTAGAGGTATTGATTAAGTTTGATGGAAGGAAAAATCTATAGTGTCTAATGGTCAGAAATTGTTACTATAACAGGGTatcaaaaaggaagaattttctcTTGTATCTATAAATGACCTTATAAAATCTATAATGATTATTATATATAACCAGATGCCAAATGTTCAATGTTATTTTGTTATTCATCAGTTAAATCTTTgtatatgagattttttttaaccctgtCCCCCAACTCCGTTCAGTTATGATACTTAGTAAGACAATATAATATCATAGATAGAGTTAGATTGGGAATCAGATGgaactgggttccaatcccatctctgacatttattgAATGTATGATCATAgaaaagtcacctaacttctctgagcATTAAGCAACTCTCAAAGATTATAAGTTGGAGATGGTTTATTGGAGGTTTCCTCACACTGAGAAAATCATAGGTCCTTGATATGTTATAAATTCAATTGAAGTACTTAGTAATTCTCTCGTAATTGCTTCTGCCTCCATTGGAAGAAGAATTGTGAAAGCTGGGAGAAAAATAGCAATGTAAATATAGCATAATGCCCCTTCTGTGTCTTTTTCCAATTTGCATTTCCACTTGGGAGTTGATTCTCCATAAGATGGCAGCTATCTTATATTCGAAGGGGTGTCCTGAAGATCTACACTTCTATCATTAGAGCTCATAAGTTCCACTATTGTACTTCCATTTCAGTCAGTCTGTGAATATGATTAGCTTTTAGCAAAGTGAAATAAGTGGAATGAGGAAAATGACataggcaataataataataataagcacttatcctttaaggtttgtaaaatgctttatataggTTTTCCCATTTTATTCTAAAACAATAATtggaaagaacagaaataaaataattagaacTGAAtgctagggcagctgggtggcacagtggatagagcaccagccctggagtcaggaggacctgagttcaaatccggcctcagacacttaacacttactagctatgtgagcctaggcaagtcacttaaccccaactgcctcacaaaaaaaaaaaaaaagaaccaaatgcTATAAGATTATAATTACTACttttgaccccaaagaagagatataggggcagctaggtggggcagtggataaagcaccagccctggattcaggaggacccaagttcaaatctgacctcagacactttccacttaccagctgtatgaccctgggcaagtcacttaaccctcattgccctgcaaaaaaaaaaaagagatataagaagatatAAACCTCTCCCCACCTCTTTGAAGGGATGGTGTATCATGGGTATGAAACACTCTATGTAACAGAATTTTTTGTTGTATTGGTTAGGCCTTctctttgtttattcttttttataagaaTAGTCCTCtgggaggggtaggaggaagaaCATATCATGACATTTAGGTGATTCAGAAATAGAAGATATTTATGAAAatcgttttttaaaaaaatcatttgtgaCTAAACCTTATTACTACATCATCTGAGTTCAGGGTGAGAAGTCCCCTTAGACCAGGATGCAGGACACCTTAGTTCCATCTCTAGCACTAGtcatgtaatttttgtttttttggcagggcaatgggagttaagtgacttgcccagggtcacacagctagtaagtgtctagtgtctgaggccagatttgaactcaggtactcctgaatccagggccggtgctttatccactgtgccacctagcctcccctaatCATGTAATTTTTGACCTTCCATTTTAAAAAGGTAGCTTATAGCTCCTAGTTTCTAGAagttcctttttcccctttcatgtGGTTTTCATCAAGTAGCCATTAAGTGTTGTGAAGCTTTATGCTAGGCTGTCCCTTTTAGAGCCTACAACCTGTTTTTCCTCAGGGCTTCTAGTTTTTCTTCATTGTATCTCAGTTCCCAAAGCAGATGATGTCATTAGCCATTGCTGTTCCAAGGATATTCTTGCCATAGAGGATGGGAAGTCCCAAATATTCCAGCTTTTCAAATTTCATACTCATCATCTTGTCAGAGATGGAGGCTCTTCCCTTCAATCTCTTCCAAAGAGATTCCCTCTCAAAAGTGTGGCTGAAGTTAATCCCACTAAGATGGCCCACCATTGGAATGCTGAATTCTGAACTAGCTTGCTTTTTAATCCAAGCTCCCCTTAGATTCTTCAACCAGTCCCAATATACTTCTACACCATCTATCAATTGACCAATGCAATAGGAGTTTAGGCTTTGCTCACACcttgttcatatttcttttttttttcttttttgcagggcaatgaggattaagtgacttgcctaaggtcactcagctagtcaagtgtctgagcccagatttgaactcaggttctcctgaatccagggctggtgcttcatccactgtgccacctagctgcccccacctcgtACATATTTCTGATTGAGTTTGGGTTCTCTGTGATCAATTAGAGTAGGGTGGATTCATACATTTAGAGATGTATaagatattatattttataagtcACTTTTAAAAGTgcaaaagattattattattagggacaTAGTCAAGACTGTGACTTTGATACTTTCAAAATCGGGGTTCAGTCACCTAATAGATGCCTCTTCCTCAAAGCTTTTGTGAGGTGATACCAAGCTCTACTCTGCCACTTCTGTGAATTGACCTGACTAGCACCAACCTATCAATGAACTGAACTACATCCCAAAAGATGATTACATTTATTCACTACCTGCCACACACTTTACAacacaaaaaacaataacaaaaccagaGGTCAGTACCTTAGCATTTAGTTTTAGAATATTTACTAAACCTGTGGTTTAGGCTCAAGTGCTTTCAGAGTGGCCATGGTTGTAAGTGTCCTCTAGGAGGGACATAGATCATAGAATTTTGGTGTCAAAAAGGACTTTGCTCTTATCTTTTTAGAcatgaaaactgaggctcagaatgctTCAGAGACTTTCTcggggtcatataggtagtaaatggaagaatCAGGGCTTGAATTCTGAACATGGTTCTCTAGCCAGTGAGATTGTTGATCTAGATGGTTCTAAGTCCCCTCCCAGACTCCATCTATGATAccaggattgtagatttagatgACTcgtgaggtcccttctaacttgaGATCTATGATCATggggatcacaggatcatatgTCTACAGCTGGAAGCCATGtaatccaacccccccccccattttacagaggtagAAACCAAGGATCAAAGCAACTGTATATGTCAGGAAGGCTATGAACCTAAGCCTTTTATGTTACCTTGCCCCTTCTAGGAGAATGTTATGTCCCGCTCCTTGGAAGAATAGGGATCTGCCCTTTTACTATATTGTTGTACAtttcagagatggagagaggaatcCAGGATGTCAGAGTCTAAAGTCACAAgcaaatataaaagaatgataaaatcaAGAGAATAATCAGAAATATCAAGAAAATGGAGCACAATTCTAGTCAAAGAAACAAGCAGAGGAATCAGGGATTTTAGCAAAATGATATTGCAACCAGGACAAACAGAACCTCAGATACACATAAACCAGATTCACTATACTTGAAGCTTGCAGACATGGAAAAGAAATTATGTTATTGTGCAAAGCTGGGTGCTTCTCCAGTAACTGCCTTTTACCAGTAATCTGGGCATATCCTTCTTGCAAGATTGGTTTATAGAATTTGGGACCTAGACATGGTATCTATATTGACTTTTTATTACTTTTCTACTCTCACACTGAAATTGCCTGATCACTTAAGCCAGAAATGGGACTCTGGATAGAtagctcaattcaattcaataaacatttactaagcacctgttTTGAGCAAGGCATAGTGCTGGGAGAtcaggatacaaagatgaaatgaggTACACATTCAGTTCTAATGTAACAATTGTGTATTTATTATATACGAATATTATAAAAACATATAACAATTAGtttgaaaatattaatttcttccaAAGCAATTTATTTCAGCATAATGGTAATTTTGTGTTTGCTTATGCAcaattttttctttgagaatCAAATACAGAAAACTGCACTACTTCACAATAACTCAGAAGCTATAaccacaagcaaacttcagggTTTTTTCAAGGTAAAGTACCATATTCATTGTATGCCTTCTAGTACAGTAGAAGCTATGGGATAAGGAGGGCTGATATGTCTCTACCTCCATCCCTACCTTCCACCATCGCCAAGGCTCCTAGCCCCGGTGGTAAAGCTAGTTCCTAGCCTCAGTGACTCAACTTGGGCAGCCCAAACCCTGAAGAAAACCAGATGAAGGCTGAGCAACAGCCTGAGACTGAGAATAGCACCACTATTTACTGTAGCATTCATGTATTTCTTAACCACTTAATATGTTTAAAACTATGCCTCCATTGTATTTGGTTCCTACCTCTTTTTTATATTTCACTGATGAAGATTTTGAGTGTCACACCCCTaattccattttccccataagcTCTGTGGTTTTTATTGTGTGATTTTGCAAAGTAAGGTGATTTTAAAGAACATATGTTGCATAATAGAAGAACTGATTATAGTCCTTGTTTTCCATGAATTTAAAATCTTATAGTAGAAAGGTTTCCCACTCCCCTTTGCGGGAAGTacaagagagaaagtgaaaatattCTGAAGCAAAGCACCTAAAAGATGGGTAGagtctttctcctccccctcttagAGTCTATTAAGAAGGAggttctttctgcctcagttatCTGTAATCTCCCCTGAAACCTCATTCAATAGAACTTCAGTCCCAGGAGACCAGTCTAAAGTTGCTTTGTAATATGTGTCCTTTAGCAAGGGAGCAGAGTACACGCCTCAAAGAGTGGACTCTTGTCCTCATGGGGAGTGTTCTAGTCTACTTTTGCTACAAATTAAAATAGAAGAAGTTATATACAAATAACTACCATATAAGGCAGAACATACTAAGACCCCAAAAGAGATCCAGAAAAAAAGTGACTTAACATTTGACAAAGAGATTCAGACAAAGGAGACTGAGCAACAAAAAATCCATTTTAGCACTGCATATATAGAAATAAGAGGTGGAGTAGGTGAGAAGACTTCATGAGGAAGGTGCCACTTTAGTTGAatcagagaagagggaggaagtggTGGTGACTACCTACAGCAAATATACCCCCAAAGTGAGGCAATAATCTATTATAAATAACTCTACTGAAAGATGGAGGTCCCACATAATATCTCTATGAGTGGTAAGTTTGCACCTTCTGCTTTTCTAATCTCAGTGATTCagatatggtttttttttgtttctttggggttttttttggggggggggaacagggcaatgagcgttaagtgacttgccca is drawn from Dromiciops gliroides isolate mDroGli1 chromosome 2, mDroGli1.pri, whole genome shotgun sequence and contains these coding sequences:
- the LOC122741955 gene encoding cytochrome c oxidase subunit 5B, mitochondrial-like, producing the protein MMASRFLWGTRMLAVQALRACGLARAAARSMASGGGIPSDEVQANDLEREIMMAARNDLYPYNILAPKASPGTKEEPNLVPSITDKRIVGYICEEDNSAVIWFWLHKGETQHCPNCGTHYKLVPHHLSP